GCAagtgaatttgtatgaaattgaaaTTTGGGGGTTAGGGTTTCTTACCGACGTAGAGTGTGTTCTTCCTTCTGCACCTGTAATTCGCACAACTCACATACTCAAACAATCCACCTCTCAGAATCTTATACCCACCCTCGCCGTCCTTCAACCTTAATAACTCCATATCCGATCTCACATTCACCATCATACCACACAAAAAAACCACCAACCCACTACAAAACCGCCACCAAAACCAGTTATCCATATCGTAATCTGCGTATTTGGACACCCATCTAGCCTACAAGTAGGAGTTGAAGAGGTTGTAGACAAAGGTGATAAGTGCGACGGTGGGACCCCAGCCCTTGCAGTGGTGCTTGTCGTCTGGGGTGGTGATGTAGCGACGGTAGATGTAAGTGGGTGGTTCGATTAGGAGGTAGGAGATGACGGAGTAGTGGAAGAAGGCTTCATCGAAACCATCTTGTTGGAAGTGAAGAAAAGGGGATAGTTTTCTAATATATAAATAGATATTCTCAAATAGAAAGAGATATTAggtaggggtaatttggtcatttaacaaaagtTAACAGAATAAGTCTAACAATGTTAGaaaattggactcaaatggttaaaaaaaGTGGTTATAGAGACTTagagcgttaaactttttgcttttggacttaAGTAGTTAAAACTTATAAAAAACAGGACTCAAAAAATAATTTACCCAAATTCAAATGAAACAAAAAGGTTTACTTTATTGAATTTATAGGGCTAAATATATAAATTCTCATTGTTAATATTAAAATTGGTCAAACAACCCACGTACATATCCCTATACGCCAAATCGCAAACAACTGTTGCAACGTATACGCCGGAGAACTCCATGGAAGTATTTATAGGGCTAAATATATAAATTCTCATTGTTAATATTAAAATTGGTCAAACAACCCACGTACATATCCCTATACGCCAGTTTGTGGAAGGTGCCTTTCTGATATTTGATATTTGCACTATCTCAGACCCCTGAAGAAGCCTTGAATCAATTCATTTCCCTCTAAAAAGTCTAGATGCGGAATTTTAAATCGGCAAAAAAAAGCGGTTGAAACATAAAAACTTTAACAATACGCATATGAAAACCTAAGCACACGCAAGCCTTACTTGTACAAATTTACACACTTATCCCTATCACTACAACCCTCACTTCTTAGACTTCTTCTTCGCCGGCGACTTAATACTCTTAACCTTTTTCGCCGGTACAGCTACTTTTTTTGCTTTAACCGGCGTCTTCGCCTTCCCCTTTGCCTTCACTTGACCACCGGATTTAGCTTTAACCACCTTTTTCGCCGGTGCAGCTACTTTTTTTGCTTTAACCGGCGTCTTCACCTTCACTTGAGCACCAGATTTAGCTTTAACCGCCAGAGGTTTCTTCTGATCGGCCGGTTTCTGAAGCTTGAAGGAGTTTTTAACTTTGGTAAGTTTACCGGCAGCAACAAGTTTCTTCAACTGAAGGAGCAAGAGCTTTTTGAAATTCGCGGGTAAATCTTTTTGGTTATCCTCGATGTGTTTGGCGATTGCGTACTGGCTAGAACCGGTCTTCTCCTTCAACGCCACAATCGCTTCCTTCACCATCTGGAATTTCAAATTATAATTATATgaaaaaacaataacaataaccgAAACCAAAACCAAAACGCACGGTTAAAACATGAAATTATTTACCTCAGCATAAGGAGGATGAGATCTTGGTTTCTTTGCAGTGGGAGCCTTTTTAGTAATTGCTGCTTTTGCTGACGCCATTGATGATTGATTGCTTTGTGAGAGATAATTCGAATGATGGGAAATGGGGATATTAATAAATACCCTGAGGATGGGGGGTTGTGATTGGTGGACGGGTATTCACAAGGATTCACTTTTGTTCATTGGATTAAAATAAATCAACGGTTGTGATGAGAGATGGGGTTGGCACACGGATCGTCAGTTGAGGTGAATGATGGAAACCAAAAGGGAGATGAGATGTGTTTTATGTTGGATTTCAATGACTTAATTATCAGGTTATTAACTCGTAATTGTTCGGTTTAAAATTCTGAACAAGTGTAAATTGATCTTTGCTTTAATTTacatttggatttttttttattctttagaAAATCTCGAAATGCCTTGTGTTTTTATCAGCAACACCATGTTTCCACCTATATGTTTGTAACTTGTGTTTTTTAAAACCTAATTCAAAGTAACTAGGGGGAAATCTGCACGATGAGGCGGTGACGCCAATTTACAACGGGGTACTCGTTTCTATTAGTTTATCAATCATGTCGTAATATATTGTATAATATACTTctttagttttcttattcgtattatattttacaaaagtttattatatttattgtgttattttaagagtaaattacaaaagcCGTCCCGCACGTTGCGGCGGAGTCGACAAGACGGGGTGGGAACATAAATTTTATATAAGTTGTATATATAGATAAAAGATTTAACCGGTTAAGAGATAATAGACAACCATAATCAACCCAATCATAAAAATTTTCAAAGCGATACTCATTTTCTATTAGTTTACAAATCCTCCCGTAATATATTGTATAAGTTCTTCTGTTATTAGAAAGTACTTGGCATCGGTGTTGTTCGTTAACTATTAAGCGGACGCAATCGAACTGAATTAACTGATAATTAGGATTAGCCAACACTATGTGTTGAGGCCAACGCAAGTAGAAGTTTGTTTCCGAACATAAGAGCGAGATAGTGGTGTGCATGTGTTGGTTAGGGTCTGTCTAAATCTATAACGGTAACCATAACCTAAGTATCAGTTATCCTTATTTTTAGAACCAAAACCACCCGGTTAACAGCGATtcggttaatcggttatgaaaCCATGAAGTGAGTATTCTGTTCTTAAAATTTTAAAACCAAGGTTTTTGGGTTAATAAACAAAAAATGTAGACTAAAAGGTCCACAAATGTTAAGCcaattaatataaaaattaataaatgTAATCGGACACGTGAAAAGATTTAACTTGTGCTTTTCTTTTATAATCAACCAATACTAAGTATAACTGATTCGGCCAGCGATGTGAAGGTTTCAAGATTTTAACACAACTACCCAAGAATAAATAAATGTCCAGACCTATATCTATaattgtggggggggggggtttcacGATTTCAACACAACCACACAAGAAAAGAGAATATCACTCAAGTTCTGAAGTAAGGTTGAGATTTTCTGAGTGACCTCATTAGTAATTTTTACTTTGAGATAAAGAAggttaaaatattatattaaccCTTCTATACAAAGTATGTATTTATAATGCATATAACCATAAGCAATTTGATTCAAGTATGGAAGCAAAACATACCCAAATACACAGATCACCAAATTTCCCAAATGAAAACCAAACCATATTGCATTTTTTGAAATTCAGTTCAATGGCTTATTTAAATAGATGGCAACTTGGACACATATACTTGAATGGGTCAGCTGGGTTGTGTTGTATctcaaatgggtcaaataaaaaaaaataagcaAAAAGGGGGGCATGTTGTATTTGAATGGAGAACCTCTTATATTGACTTTATTAAAAGATTTACATCATTACAGCAATAATATGGTT
The sequence above is drawn from the Helianthus annuus cultivar XRQ/B chromosome 12, HanXRQr2.0-SUNRISE, whole genome shotgun sequence genome and encodes:
- the LOC110896187 gene encoding histone H1, giving the protein MASAKAAITKKAPTAKKPRSHPPYAEMVKEAIVALKEKTGSSQYAIAKHIEDNQKDLPANFKKLLLLQLKKLVAAGKLTKVKNSFKLQKPADQKKPLAVKAKSGAQVKVKTPVKAKKVAAPAKKVVKAKSGGQVKAKGKAKTPVKAKKVAVPAKKVKSIKSPAKKKSKK